From the Bacteroidales bacterium genome, the window TTTAAGTTTTTTACATACCTTTGTTAATATCTATATTTTTACCGAACTATTAATTTATTATAAATCATTTCAAAGCCTAGTACAGTGTTCGCGGCTGTAATACTCGAATTCAGGGCATGCGTTTCATAGTCATATATAATTATAGTATTACCAACTGCTACATAAAGCTGAGAATAAATATCATCGTATTTTATTACTGAAGCATTAACACCTGAAAGATATGTTGTAAGACTGTTCATGTTGTATTGATATTTATACAAGTTTCCACCAAGAGAAAAAATATAATTGTTTTCATCAATTTGAACTGCATCATTGATTAGTCCTGTTGGTAAAGCATGTGGATCCCAGAAACCATTGTTTGAAATAGAATAAATTTTAACGATACCTTGCCCGTTACCATTTCCAAAAACAATCAGCTCATCATTATTTTTTTGAAACATATTCGTGATTTCAAAATCAGTAGTAAGTTGCTGTTTCATCGCGCCACTTGAATTATAATAAACACCAAACCTTCTTTCCTGACCTGAATAACAGGCATGATCAGCAAAAACATAATCTTCGTTAGCAAAAAGTTTTACAGGATATGAACCTGTTGGAGCCATTGATGCAAATATCTGCGTTCCGTTATTCTGGTATCCTTTAATAGAGCCATTATAAAATGAGCAATAAAAAAGATTATTGAACATTGTATTATTAGTAAAATAAGGAAATGGCGGGTCGCTGACCACCGGCACCGACCATTGCAGAGTGTTTGATGAAACATCATAAATATTCATATCACCATAAATTTTTCCGCAAGTGGAATAAAGCTGGAATTTTGAATTTGATGCAGTAGAGCAATAATCGCTGTTGACATAAAATAAATTCTCAAGACTATCGCCAATAATTTTTCGTTGCAACTGTATGGTAGTACTGTTGAAATACGACATTATATAAATATATTTCATTTCACGGGCTACCTCGCTAACCTGTATTGTTCGGTATTTAGTTACGGTATTTATTCCATCGAAAGCTTTAATTCTTAAGTAATAATTTCCCGATGCTAAAGTAATATCATCCATAATATATAAAAGATTAATGCTGATATTTTTTTCTTCGGGTTTTATTGTTACAGGTGATAGCACAGGGGCTTTATTATTATCGCATACAACAATTTCCACCAGCTCCAGGTTCGTTTCATCTTCGATTGTTGCAACTATCGGTATAGTATCAAGCGCTGAAAATACCTGGTTCTCGGAAGGACTGCTTATAATAACTACCGGCAAAATATCATCCTTATCTTTTCTACATGATGAAAAAATATTTATCAATACTATAAGCAAAATTACTACACGAAATCTCATTTTATAAAATTAGGAATTTTTATGCATTGCATTATGAAAAATAAAATTAATTTTGATTTTTGTAAAAAAATAAAACTATGTTAGAACTTCTCAATCTCGACAATGTACTTTTTCTTGACGTGGAAACCGCGCCAATGGTGGCTGAATACAAACAATTGCCTCCAGCGTATAAAAAACTTTGGGATCACAAAACCCAGTATATGATGAAGCGCGAAGAAGATACTCCTGAAACTATTTTTCAGAAAGCAGGAATCTTTGCCGAGTTTGCAAAAGTAATTTGTGTTTCTACAGGTGTAATGCGGACAATAGAAGGGAAAAGAACATTTCGCATAAAATCTTTTTCCGGTGATGATGAGAAAAAAGTTCTTGAAGACCTTGCAACAATGCTGAACACGAGTTTTGGCAAAAAAGAACAAATGCTTTGCGGACATAATATTAAAGAATTCGATATTCCGTTTTTATCGCGCCGCATGATGGTGAATGGCATCAAACACCCGGCTGTTCTCGACCTATCAGGAAAAAAACCATGGGAAGTTGGTCATCTTGATACTATGGAACTTTGGAAATTTGGTGATTATAAAAATTACACTTCGCTGGAATTGTTAGCTACTTTATTTAACATACCTTCACCCAAGGAAGATATTGAAGGCAGTGATGTTGCCCGTGTATACTGGATTGAGAAAGATCTTCCCCGTATAGTGGAATATTGCCAGAGGGATGTATTTACTGTTGCACAGCTCATGTTAAAATACCAGGGAAAACCCCTTATCAAAGAAGAAGACCTGGTAATTTCAAAATAAGCGCAACTTGATTATTTATTTGTGACTTCTGGTTTTTTAAGACCATCATTTCCTGTATCGAGAACCCACTTCCATTTGCCATCGGTTTGTTTTTCCCATACTGTAACATAGGTTCCTTCACTAGAAATTTCTTTTC encodes:
- a CDS encoding 3'-5' exonuclease, which gives rise to MLELLNLDNVLFLDVETAPMVAEYKQLPPAYKKLWDHKTQYMMKREEDTPETIFQKAGIFAEFAKVICVSTGVMRTIEGKRTFRIKSFSGDDEKKVLEDLATMLNTSFGKKEQMLCGHNIKEFDIPFLSRRMMVNGIKHPAVLDLSGKKPWEVGHLDTMELWKFGDYKNYTSLELLATLFNIPSPKEDIEGSDVARVYWIEKDLPRIVEYCQRDVFTVAQLMLKYQGKPLIKEEDLVISK